In one window of Bos taurus isolate L1 Dominette 01449 registration number 42190680 breed Hereford chromosome 15, ARS-UCD2.0, whole genome shotgun sequence DNA:
- the OR5W2B gene encoding olfactory receptor family 5 subfamily W member 2B isoform X1, which produces MQLLRLRKMEKENCSSVTEFIFLGITSDLEVKVTLFAMLLVVYLINLLGNLGMIILIRMDPQLQTPMYFFLSHLSFCDLCYSTAIGPKMLVDLLAKNKPIPFYGCALQFLVACTFADSECLLLAVMAYDRYRAISSPLLYALSMSSGVCSLLVAGVYLVGMTDALIHTTLAFHLCFCGSNEINHFFCDLPPLYLLSCSDTQVNELTVFIVFGVIELSSISGVLISYCYIILAVSKIHSAEGRFKAFSTCTSHLTAVAIFQGTMLFMYFRPSSIYSLDQDKMTSLFYTLMIPMLNPLIYSLRNKDVKNALGKLKNKRWFQRFI; this is translated from the exons ATGCAATTACTTAGACTCAGAAA aatggagaaagaaaattgCTCCTCTGTGACtgaattcattttcttggggattACCAGTGATTTGGAAGTGAAAGTGACCTTATTTGCCATGTTGCTAGTTGTTTATCTCATTAATCTTCTGGGAAATCTTGGAATGATAATTTTGATTAGAATGGATCCCCAGCTGCAAACGCCAATGTACTTTTTCCTCAGCCACCTCTCTTTCTGTGACCTCTGCTATTCCACAGCAATTGGGCCCAAGATGCTGGTTGACCTTTTGGCCAAGAACAAACCAATCCCCTTCTATGGCTGTGCCCTACAGTTCTTGGTTGCCTGTACCTTTGCAGATTCTGAGTGTCTCCTGCTGGCAGTGATGGCCTATGATCGATACAGGGCCATCAGCAGCCCCTTGCTCTATGCGCTCAGCATGTCCAGTGGGGTGTGCTCCCTGCTCGTGGCTGGGGTTTATCTTGTGGGAATGACAGATGCTTTGATCCACACGACATTAGCATTCCACTTATGCTTTTGTGGGTCAAATGAGATTAACCACTTCTTCTGTGACTTACCTCCACTCTACCTTCTTTCCTGCTCTGATACACAAGTCAATGAATTGacagtatttattgtttttggtGTTATTGAATTGAGCTCAATTTCAGGAGTTCTTATCTCTTACTGTTATATCATCCTTGCAGTCTCAAAGATCCATTCTGCAGAGGGGAGGTTCAAAGCTTTCTCTACCTGCACCTCCCACCTAACTGCTGTGGCCATTTTCCAGGGAACTATGCTTTTTATGTACTTTAGGCCAAGTTCAATCTACTCTTTAGATCAAGACAAAATGACCTCATTGTTTTACACCCTTATGATTCCCATGTTAAATCCCCTGATTTATAGCCTACGTAACAAGGATGTGAAAAATGCCCtaggaaaactaaaaaataaaagatggtttCAAAGATTTAtataa
- the OR5W2B gene encoding olfactory receptor family 5 subfamily W member 2B, translated as MEKENCSSVTEFIFLGITSDLEVKVTLFAMLLVVYLINLLGNLGMIILIRMDPQLQTPMYFFLSHLSFCDLCYSTAIGPKMLVDLLAKNKPIPFYGCALQFLVACTFADSECLLLAVMAYDRYRAISSPLLYALSMSSGVCSLLVAGVYLVGMTDALIHTTLAFHLCFCGSNEINHFFCDLPPLYLLSCSDTQVNELTVFIVFGVIELSSISGVLISYCYIILAVSKIHSAEGRFKAFSTCTSHLTAVAIFQGTMLFMYFRPSSIYSLDQDKMTSLFYTLMIPMLNPLIYSLRNKDVKNALGKLKNKRWFQRFI; from the coding sequence atggagaaagaaaattgCTCCTCTGTGACtgaattcattttcttggggattACCAGTGATTTGGAAGTGAAAGTGACCTTATTTGCCATGTTGCTAGTTGTTTATCTCATTAATCTTCTGGGAAATCTTGGAATGATAATTTTGATTAGAATGGATCCCCAGCTGCAAACGCCAATGTACTTTTTCCTCAGCCACCTCTCTTTCTGTGACCTCTGCTATTCCACAGCAATTGGGCCCAAGATGCTGGTTGACCTTTTGGCCAAGAACAAACCAATCCCCTTCTATGGCTGTGCCCTACAGTTCTTGGTTGCCTGTACCTTTGCAGATTCTGAGTGTCTCCTGCTGGCAGTGATGGCCTATGATCGATACAGGGCCATCAGCAGCCCCTTGCTCTATGCGCTCAGCATGTCCAGTGGGGTGTGCTCCCTGCTCGTGGCTGGGGTTTATCTTGTGGGAATGACAGATGCTTTGATCCACACGACATTAGCATTCCACTTATGCTTTTGTGGGTCAAATGAGATTAACCACTTCTTCTGTGACTTACCTCCACTCTACCTTCTTTCCTGCTCTGATACACAAGTCAATGAATTGacagtatttattgtttttggtGTTATTGAATTGAGCTCAATTTCAGGAGTTCTTATCTCTTACTGTTATATCATCCTTGCAGTCTCAAAGATCCATTCTGCAGAGGGGAGGTTCAAAGCTTTCTCTACCTGCACCTCCCACCTAACTGCTGTGGCCATTTTCCAGGGAACTATGCTTTTTATGTACTTTAGGCCAAGTTCAATCTACTCTTTAGATCAAGACAAAATGACCTCATTGTTTTACACCCTTATGATTCCCATGTTAAATCCCCTGATTTATAGCCTACGTAACAAGGATGTGAAAAATGCCCtaggaaaactaaaaaataaaagatggtttCAAAGATTTAtataa
- the OR5W2 gene encoding olfactory receptor family 5 subfamily W member 2, protein MERENCSSLTEFFFLGITDNTENKVILFTMFLPVYLINLLANLGMISLIRMDPQLHTPMYFFLSHLSFCDLCYSTAIGPKMLVDLFAKNKSIPSYGCALQFLVLCTFVDSECLLLAVMAYDRYKAISSPLLYAVSMSSGVCSLLVAGVYLVGMIDGLINTTLAFRLCFCGSNEINHFFCDVPPLLLISCSDTQLNELVIFMIFGFIELSSISGVLVSYCYIILSVLKIHSAEGRFKAFSTCTSHLTAVAVFQGTLLFMYFRPSSSYSLDEDKMTSLFYTLVIPMLNPLIYSLRNKDVKQALEKLKNKWF, encoded by the coding sequence ATGGAAAGAGAGAATTGCTCCTCCTtgactgaattctttttcttgggaattacTGATAACACTGAGAACAAAGTGATCCTATTTACAATGTTTCTACCTGTTTATCTCATTAATCTTCTGGCAAATCTCGGAATGATCAGCCTGATTAGGATGGATCCCCAGCtgcacacacccatgtactttttcctcagcCACCTCTCCTTCTGTGACCTCTGCTATTCCACAGCCATTGGCCCTAAGATGCTGGTGGACCTATTTGCCAAGAACAAATCAATCCCCTCCTATGGCTGTGCTCTGCAATTCTTGGTTCTCTGTACCTTTGTAGATTCTGAGTGTCTCCTGCTGGCAGTGATGGCTTATGACCGGTACAAGGCCATCAGCAGCCCCttgctctatgcagtcagcatgTCCAGTGGGGTGTGCTCCCTGCTCGTGGCTGGGGTTTACCTGGTGGGAATGATAGATGGTTTGATAAACACGACATTAGCATTCCGTTTATGCTTCTGTGGGTCAAATGAGATTAACCACTTTTTTTGTGATGTTCCTCCTCTCCTGTTGATATCTTGCTCAGACACACAGCTCAATGAGTTAGTGATATTCATGATTTTTGGCTTTATTGAATTAAGCTCCATTTCAGGAGTCCTTGTCTCTTATTGTTATATCATCCTATCAGTCTTGAAGATCCACTCTGCTGAAGGGAGGTTCAAAGCTTTCTCCACCTGTACCTCCCACCTAACTGCTGTGGCCGTTttccagggaactctgctcttcATGTATTTCAGGCCGAGTTCATCCTACTCTCTAGATGAAGACAAAATGACCTCATTGTTTTACACCCTTGTGATTCCCATGTTAAACCCTCTGATTTACAGCCTAAGGAACAAGGATGTAAAACAGGCCctggaaaaattgaaaaataaatggttTTAG
- the OR5W2C gene encoding olfactory receptor family 5 subfamily W member 2C — MERENCSSLTEFFFLGITDNTENKVILFTMFLPVYLINLLANLGMISLIRMDPQLHTPMYFFLSHLSFCDLCYSTAIGPKMLVDLFAKNKSISFCGCALQFLVFCTFVDSECLLLAVMAYDRYKAISSPLLYAVSMSSGVCSLLVAGVYLVGMIDGLINTTLAFRLCFCGSNEINHFFCDVPPLLLISCSDTQLNELVIFMIFGFIELSSISGVLVSYCYIILSVLKIHSAEGRFKAFSTCTSHLTAVAVFQGTLLFMYFRPSSSYSLDEDKMTSLFYTLVIPMLNPLIYSLRNKDVKEALEKFKNKLYF; from the coding sequence ATGGAAAGAGAGAATTGCTCCTCCTtgactgaattctttttcttgggtattaCTGATAACACTGAGAACAAAGTGATCCTATTTACAATGTTTCTACCTGTTTATCTCATTAATCTTCTGGCAAATCTCGGAATGATCAGCCTGATTAGGATGGATCCCCAGCtgcacacacccatgtactttttcctcagcCACCTCTCCTTCTGTGACCTCTGCTATTCCACAGCCATTGGCCCTAAGATGCTGGTAGACCTATTTGCCAAGAACAAGTCAATCTCTTTCTGTGGCTGTGCTCTGCAATTCTTGGTCTTCTGTACCTTTGTAGATTCTGAGTGTCTCCTGCTggcagtgatggcctatgaccggtaCAAGGCCATCAGCAGCCCCttgctctatgcagtcagcatgTCCAGTGGGGTGTGCTCCCTGCTCGTGGCTGGGGTTTACCTGGTGGGAATGATAGATGGTTTGATAAACACGACATTAGCATTCCGTTTATGCTTCTGTGGGTCAAATGAGATTAACCACTTTTTTTGTGATGTTCCTCCTCTCCTGTTGATATCTTGCTCAGACACACAGCTCAATGAGTTAGTGATATTCATGATTTTTGGCTTTATTGAATTAAGCTCCATTTCAGGAGTCCTTGTCTCTTATTGTTATATCATCCTATCAGTCTTGAAGATCCACTCTGCTGAAGGGAGGTTCAAAGCTTTCTCCACCTGTACCTCCCATCTAACTGCTGTGGCCGTTttccagggaactctgctcttcATGTATTTCAGGCCGAGTTCATCCTACTCTCTAGATGAAGACAAAATGACCTCATTGTTTTACACCCTTGTGATTCCCATGTTAAACCCTCTGATTTATAGTTTGCGAAACAAAGATGTAAAAGAGGccctagaaaaatttaaaaataaactatatttttaa